A section of the Oryzias melastigma strain HK-1 linkage group LG2, ASM292280v2, whole genome shotgun sequence genome encodes:
- the lbx2 gene encoding transcription factor LBX2, which produces MTSSKDMKAGSALQSSGDERRRAPLDQLPPPANSNKPLTPFSIEDILNKPSVKKSVASICPPRVLEKVTGSNSGRNGISTPSSPLCALEELASKTFKGLEVSVIQAAEGREHLSAFGQRQTSKKRRKSRTAFTNHQIYELEKRFLYQKYLSPADRDQIAQQLGLSNAQVITWFQNRRAKLKRDLEEMKADVESLKKITPQTLQKLVMDNIEDPQSGGPEPRSPSVSPVSQGHRAFPQSPSSSRDHTTDEFSEDEEEIEVDD; this is translated from the exons ATGACCTCCAGCAAAGACATGAAGGCAGGGTCCGCGCTGCAGTCCAGCGGCGACGAGAGGAGACGGGCTCCTCTGGACCAGCTGCCGCCGCCAGCCAACTCCAACAAGCCTCTGACGCCGTTCAGCATCGAGGATATTCTGAACAAACCTTCAGTGAAGAAGTCCGTCGCCAGCATCTGCCCACCGAGAGTCCTGGAGAAAGTGACGGGCTCTAACTCGGGAAGAAACGGGATAAGCACTCCGTCGTCGCCGCTGTGCGCCCTGGAAGAGCTGGCCAGCAAAACGTTCAAAGGTTTGGAAGTCAGCGTGATCCAAGCCGCAGAAG GTCGTGAGCATCTAAGCGCCTTCGGACAAAGACAGACGtcaaaaaagaggagaaagtcGCGGACGGCCTTCACCAACCACCAGATTTACGAGCTGGAGAAGCGCTTTCTGTATCAGAAGTACCTCTCTCCAGCGGACCGAGACCAAATCGCACAGCAGCTGGGACTGTCCAACGCGCAGGTCATCACCTGGTTTCAGAACCGCAGGGCCAAACTCAAGAGAGACTTGGAGGAGATGAAGGCGGATGTGGAGTCACTTAAGAAAATCACCCCACAGACACTGCAGAAGCTCGTCATGGACAACATTGAAGATCCGCAGAGTGGGGGTCCAGAGCCCAGATCCCCCAGCGTCTCCCCGGTCTCTCAAGGACACCGAGCCTTCCCACAGTCACCGTCCTCTTCACGAGACCACACCACGGATGAGTTCtcggaggatgaggaggagatcGAGGTGGACGATTAA